In Flavobacterium luteolum, the DNA window TACAACTGCTCAAAATCAAAAACATTATATCTTATTTCAATCATGAGAATCATTTCAGGAAAATACAAAGGACGCCGAATTTTTCCGCCAAAAAATCTACCTGTAAGACCAACGACTGACATGAGTAAAGAAGCATTGTTTAATGTTTTGAATAATCATTTTAATTTTGACAGTTTAAAGGTTTTAGATTTATTTTCGGGAACAGGAAACATCAGTTATGAGTTTGCTTCACGCGGAAGTGCTCCTATCACCTCCGTTGATGGCGATTTTGGATGCGTAAAATTCATTAAGCAAGTTTCGTCAGAATATGATTTTGATATTGCTGCAACCAAAAGCGATGTTTTCAAATTTTTAGAAAACTGCAGAACCACTTACGACATTATCTTTGCAGACCCTCCTTACGGATTGGATCAGGCAACTTTTGAGAAAATTGTTCTAACGGTTTTTGAAAGAGATTTATTGGAAGATGACGGAATGATGATTATCGAGCATTCAAAATATACCAAATTGGATCATATGAGTAATTTTTCTTTCCAGAAAAGTTATGGCGGTTCTTTCTTTAGTTTTTTTGAATTGAATTCGACAGACGATGATGAAGAATTACCACACGATGCTTCTAAAAAAGAATCTGAAGAAGACGAAGGATAAATTTTTAAATATTAAAATATCAAATTCCAAATTTCAATTTTGCCTGAAACATCAGGATTGGAATTTGGAATTTTCTTTTTGTTTTTTTCAAACCTTATCTAATTCTATTTTCACTTTCATTCACGCTTTTTTCTTTGAATTCAGAATCTTTTATTTTTCCGAAAGAATAACGAACTGCAATAGAAATCTCGTTAGCATCAACTAAATATCTAGCTCTAGAACTTATATTATTAATTGTAAATCGTTCAGTATAAATTGTATTTTTAAAAATATCATTATAATTTAAAGTACAATTCCAATTTTTACCAAATGATTTTGCCAAAGACAAATCAAAAATCAGTTTTGCATTTCTTTCAAAAACTCCCTCTTTTTGTTTGGTTGCACCCCAAAAAGATAGAACAAAAGTAAAATCCTTTGGCAGTTTGAAACTGTTATTCGAATAATAATACAAGTAGGTTTTAGAAGAATTAAACAATGCCGATTGATCCTCAATTTTATTGGTCGCAAAAACTAAAGAATTGGTATTTGTCCAAATTTTATAAGTAAACGGCAACGTAAATTCAATATTATAACCCGTTTCTTTCTGAAAATTTTTCTCGGTAAGAGTCAAAACATTATTCTGATTGTCAAATACAAAATCTTGATAAATAGGATTTTTATTTTGATATAAAGTCAGTTTTACAGATTTATCATGATATTGAAAAACCGTTGAAATCACATCCATAAATGTTGGTCCGAGATTGATATTACTGCCATAAATAAAATACGGATTTATATACGTTGCAATCATACTCAAAGACGAATAATTAGGCCTCGAAATACTTTTAGAATAATCTACAGTCAAACTCTTGGTGCTATCTATAGAAAACGAAAACTGCGCTTTTGGAAAAAGATTAGTATAGTTTTTATCAACTAAAAACGCGTTATCTGTACTGTATTTACCACTGACATTGGTATTTTCAATTCTTAAACCAGCAGAGAAACTGAATTTTTTAATTTTTCCCGAAAGCTGTGTATAGGCAGCTAAATTGGCTTCTTTAAAATGATAATCAAAAGAAGTGTTTTCGTTTTTATCATAATCAAAAACATCATAATCTGATTTGGAATTTGCCGATGAATAAAGTCCACCATATTCCCAATTCATATCATTCTTGAACTTTTTCTCTAAATCAATTCTTCCAGAAAAAACATCAACATTAAACTTTTGATTTCGGTTCTGCGACAGCTCCAATTCGGTTTCATTATAATTGTTCTCTACCAAACTCCATAAATGTTGATTGAAATTGGAACCTTGAAAACCAACAAACATCTTTGTATCGATAGCTTTTATTTTTTTTGAATAATTCACAAATGAATTAATAAAATTTTTGTCGCTCGAATTATCACTAAAAGTAAAAACATTATTTATCTGATCTTGATTTTTATTAAAAGTAAAAGTATTGATATCGAAAGTATCGCTTTGCATTTTCCCATTTACATTTGCCGAAAAATAATCTTCCTCATTTATTTTATAAAATAAACCTCCACCAAAAATGTACTGATTTCTATACGTAACCGCCGAAACATTATAATCTGAAACAATATTGGCCTCTGGAATTTGATACGCAATACTGTGGCTTTCCCAAGGATTTAGTTTATTATAATTGAAATTGGCTTTCCATTCTAATTTACCTTTCTTAAAGCTAGAATTAAAACCTAAATAATTATTGTAATTCTTTTTGAAAGAAGCTGTTTCTGAAATTTCGGTTCTAAAACTATCTTTTTTACTGAGTTTCCGTGTAATTAAAATTACAGCACGCCCTTCAGCTTCATATTTAGACGACGGATTCTGAATGATTTCAATTGTTTTGATATCAGCGACAGCTAAAGCATTTAAATCGTTCATTCCGACTTTCTGATTATCAATATAAATTAACGGATTTCCTTTACCCACGATCGAAATACTTTCGCGATTTGAACTTACCTGAACCAAAGGAAGCCTCGAAAGCAAATCAACCGGATTTGGAATTGAATTGTAAACCGAATTGGCAACATCAACTTTTATGTTTCCGTTTGAGTTTGTAAATGTTTTTTTCTCCTGACTGATTACAATTTCATCTAATTGATTTGAAATAGAATCTTTTGGTGTTTCGTTCTGAGCATTGGCAATACATGAAAGACAAAAAAGTAAAAGTGTTATTAGAAGTTTTAAAGGCAGATAAAGATTCATTTTAAAATTGAAATTGATTAGTAGTGCTGCAAAAATGCTTTGAAAATCTAGTTCCGAAAGTTAATCGTAGGTTAATGCAAGGTTAATCTGCTATTTGTATGGTAAAAGCCGTATTTTTGAAACAGAATTTTAAAAGAGTATGAAACAAAGAATCAATTTATTAATCACATTTTCTGTCATTGCGCTAATTGTGCTCATGACAGTACAATGTTATTTGGTAAAAACAGCCTACGAATATAAAGTGGCACAGTTTCATACGCAGATTAAAAATGAAATTGCCCAGATTTCGAATAATTATAGCGATATTGATTCGGCTTTGGTTGCAAAAAGAGAAATGCTTTACAAAAGCCTTTCGGAAAAATATATAAAAGGAAAAAACACCAAACTGGATCTTAAAATTGGCGTTTTACAAAATGAATACCAGAGCGCTGTAACTCGAGAAATCCAAAGAAAATTTGAAAGAGATTTACCTAATTTTAAAATTGATTTTGCGATTGTTCTCAACAAGTTTATTTTGTATCAAAGTGCAAAAAAAGCCGATACGATTTTCTCGGAAAAGCCTTTTATCCATAATAAGTTGTACGGAAATCTGGCTTCTTTAAATCATGCTTTTTTAGTGCGAAATTATGTTGGAACAACCAACGGAACTTTTGAAAATCAGGAATATCAATTACTGACAGAAGACTCCATGTACGTTTCTGTAATGGATTGGGAAATGATTATTTTGAAGCGAATGACTTTTATTCTCATTCTGTCTCTATTATCAATTTTGACTTTAATTACGCTTTTTGTTATTGCCTTAAAAGCTTTAATCAAACAGAAAAAAGTGAGTGATGTAAAAACCGATTTCATCAACAATATTACACACGAACTTAAAACGCCTTTGGCAACTTTAGGGATTTCGACAAAGATTTTAGCACAAAAAAGCATTCGTGACAATGACGAAAATTTTAATGCCATTGTGAGTACAATTTCACGTCAGAATAACCGTCTGCAAAATCTAATCGATCAGGTTATGGCGAATTCTTTAGCAGAAAATGAAATTGAATTGCAAAAGGAAAAAATAGATGCCGAAGATTTCCTGCTTTCTATTGTCAATGATTTTAAAATTGCTTTTCCAAAAATCAATCTTAAAACCGATTTTCAGACAGCGAAAACTATTCTGGTTTTGGATAAATTTCATTTGACAACTGCTTTCTTAAATGTTCTAGAAAATGCTGTAAAATACGGATCGAACACTATAACGGTAAAAACAAGAATTGCAGAAAACCAGTTTTCTATTAGTTTTGAAGATGATGGAATTGGAATTGCAAAAAACAAACAAGCATTTCTTTTCGAGAAGTTTTATCGTGTTGAACAAGGAAATCTGCATAATACAAAAGGCTTAGGTTTAGGATTATATTATGTTGATCAGATTGTAAAAGCACATCAAGGCTCTGTTAACGTTATTAGCGAGTTAGGAAAAGGAACTCAGTTTACTATTTTATTAAAAGTTTAATTACCTTATTTTGAAAAGATTACTTTTAGCCGAAGACGATTTTGATTTTGCTGCAATTTTAAAACAATATCTAGAACTGCATCAATTTGAAGTAATCTGGGCAGAAAACGGCGAGATAGCTTTGGACTATTTTAAAAACCAGGCTTTTGATATTTGTATTTTTGATGTCATGATGCCCAAAATGGACGGATTTTCATTGGCTGAAAAAATAATTAACATCAATCCAGAAATTCCTTTTATTTTTCTAACAGCTAGAAAGCTCAAAGAAGATAAAATTATTGGTCTAAAACTTGGCGCAGATGATTATATCGCAAAACCTTTTGAAGTCGACGAACTGGTTCTTCGTTTACAGAATATTCTAAAGAGAATAGAGCAAAAAAGAAGTTTGGAGGGGAATAATATAATTGAAATTGGTTCGTATATTTTTGATAATGAACGTTTGACTCTGAATAATAAAAACCATGTTCAACAGCTTACAGAGATGGAAGCTTCACTTATTGAGTATCTCTATCTCAACCATAATCAGTTACTAAAGAGAGATCAGATTTTAATGTCGGTTTGGAAAAAAGACGATTATTTCTCAGGACGAAGCATGGATGTTTTTATTAGCAGACTTAGAAAATATTTTAATTCAGATCCAAAAATCAAAATAGAAAGCGTTCGCAATATCGGATTAGAATTTAAAATAGAAAAACCTTGACGAATCAAGGTTTTTTCTATTTTTTTTATTTGATGACCCAACCTAAAGTAAAGTTTCCTACTGGTACAAATTCTGTATCATATTTATCAAAATTCACTCCTGGTCCAACATTAAACTCGAGATTAAATCTTCCTTTATAAGTTCGCTGCAAACCCCATAATGCTGCAACTGTAAATGATCCTACGTAATTCCCGAATTTATCATTCGTCGAAATCGAAGGAAAACTATAAAGTACATTTGCTGCAATATAATTTCCTGAGTTAAAAGCTGTTCTTTTTCCTTTGTTAGCTCTTTTTTCTAAATTATAATAATGACGAAACTGCTCATTAATTAAAGGGAAAAGATAGACATTGCTCTCGTCATAATAACTGTTGTATCGATATCCCAAACCTAAAGCTGCCTCCGAATAAAGTGTGTTTTTTGCTGACAATGCATGTTCATAAACAAAACCTGGAAATAGCAGATTAATTTTAAACTGATTTTTTACAGAAACTGAAGCTTCTTCTTGTGCTTGAATTGCAGTAAATGAAATAGTAAATAGAAGTAATAAAATGTAATTTTTCTTCATTGTTTTTCAATTGGTTAGTTGCGACAAAAATAGTATTAAAAGTATATTATCCTACTAAAAGCAAATTTATTTTCTTACAACTAGAAATAACAATCTATGGCACTGCAAATCATGTAATTTTTCAAGATCAATTATATAACAACAATTAACTTATTGAAATTTAACTTTGTTAGAGAACTTTTAAATCTAACAATCATGAACCTAAAAAGATTTTTCGGCGGATTGCTTACAATCCTCGGAATTATAGGACTTATCTATACTGCGGTTATTTTTGCCGGCACATCTGGAGAAACTAGAGATATAAAATCGCTTATTATTTACGGCATACTCGGAATCGTATTTTTTACATCGGGTATTAGTCTGGTGCGAACTACAAAGGACGAAAGTTAAAAAAAGGTACAAAGAGGCAAAGGCTCAAAGAGGCAAAGTTTTAAATCCTTTGTACCTTTGAGCCTCTCGACCTTTAAACCTAAAAAATAACTATTCCGAAACAGGATCCAGATTTAACTCTGTAAAATCTCTTTCTGTTTTAGAAATTATTATGGTTGCGACTGTGTTTCCAATTAAATTGGTAATCGCTCTAGCTTCGCTCATAAATTTATCTACACCCAGTAAAAATGCCAAACCTTCAACTGGAATTTTATGCAAGGCTGTTAAGGTTGATGCTAAAACAATAAATCCGCTTCCGGTTACACCCGCTGCTCCTTTGGAAGTAATCATCAAAATTCCGATAACGGTCATGATTTCAAAAAAGGTTAAATGCACGTCATAAAGCTGTGCAATAAAAAGAACCGACATTGAAAGATAAATCGAAGTTCCGTCAAGATTAAAAGAATAACCAGT includes these proteins:
- a CDS encoding RsmD family RNA methyltransferase produces the protein MRIISGKYKGRRIFPPKNLPVRPTTDMSKEALFNVLNNHFNFDSLKVLDLFSGTGNISYEFASRGSAPITSVDGDFGCVKFIKQVSSEYDFDIAATKSDVFKFLENCRTTYDIIFADPPYGLDQATFEKIVLTVFERDLLEDDGMMIIEHSKYTKLDHMSNFSFQKSYGGSFFSFFELNSTDDDEELPHDASKKESEEDEG
- a CDS encoding TonB-dependent receptor domain-containing protein, which encodes MNLYLPLKLLITLLLFCLSCIANAQNETPKDSISNQLDEIVISQEKKTFTNSNGNIKVDVANSVYNSIPNPVDLLSRLPLVQVSSNRESISIVGKGNPLIYIDNQKVGMNDLNALAVADIKTIEIIQNPSSKYEAEGRAVILITRKLSKKDSFRTEISETASFKKNYNNYLGFNSSFKKGKLEWKANFNYNKLNPWESHSIAYQIPEANIVSDYNVSAVTYRNQYIFGGGLFYKINEEDYFSANVNGKMQSDTFDINTFTFNKNQDQINNVFTFSDNSSDKNFINSFVNYSKKIKAIDTKMFVGFQGSNFNQHLWSLVENNYNETELELSQNRNQKFNVDVFSGRIDLEKKFKNDMNWEYGGLYSSANSKSDYDVFDYDKNENTSFDYHFKEANLAAYTQLSGKIKKFSFSAGLRIENTNVSGKYSTDNAFLVDKNYTNLFPKAQFSFSIDSTKSLTVDYSKSISRPNYSSLSMIATYINPYFIYGSNINLGPTFMDVISTVFQYHDKSVKLTLYQNKNPIYQDFVFDNQNNVLTLTEKNFQKETGYNIEFTLPFTYKIWTNTNSLVFATNKIEDQSALFNSSKTYLYYYSNNSFKLPKDFTFVLSFWGATKQKEGVFERNAKLIFDLSLAKSFGKNWNCTLNYNDIFKNTIYTERFTINNISSRARYLVDANEISIAVRYSFGKIKDSEFKEKSVNESENRIR
- a CDS encoding sensor histidine kinase, with translation MKQRINLLITFSVIALIVLMTVQCYLVKTAYEYKVAQFHTQIKNEIAQISNNYSDIDSALVAKREMLYKSLSEKYIKGKNTKLDLKIGVLQNEYQSAVTREIQRKFERDLPNFKIDFAIVLNKFILYQSAKKADTIFSEKPFIHNKLYGNLASLNHAFLVRNYVGTTNGTFENQEYQLLTEDSMYVSVMDWEMIILKRMTFILILSLLSILTLITLFVIALKALIKQKKVSDVKTDFINNITHELKTPLATLGISTKILAQKSIRDNDENFNAIVSTISRQNNRLQNLIDQVMANSLAENEIELQKEKIDAEDFLLSIVNDFKIAFPKINLKTDFQTAKTILVLDKFHLTTAFLNVLENAVKYGSNTITVKTRIAENQFSISFEDDGIGIAKNKQAFLFEKFYRVEQGNLHNTKGLGLGLYYVDQIVKAHQGSVNVISELGKGTQFTILLKV
- a CDS encoding response regulator transcription factor, whose amino-acid sequence is MKRLLLAEDDFDFAAILKQYLELHQFEVIWAENGEIALDYFKNQAFDICIFDVMMPKMDGFSLAEKIININPEIPFIFLTARKLKEDKIIGLKLGADDYIAKPFEVDELVLRLQNILKRIEQKRSLEGNNIIEIGSYIFDNERLTLNNKNHVQQLTEMEASLIEYLYLNHNQLLKRDQILMSVWKKDDYFSGRSMDVFISRLRKYFNSDPKIKIESVRNIGLEFKIEKP